One window from the genome of Luteithermobacter gelatinilyticus encodes:
- the pstA gene encoding phosphate ABC transporter permease PstA, whose product MTDLPKPNSPDIFNEPTAWKTEAMKQRVARRYRKEKIFKALGLAGLLSASLALAVLLGSVLSLGWSGFIETRIKLDIYMDPAIIGDINSSSGAEQVQMIQRADYAALLRESLRQKFPDVKQRGDVFALIRLVSTGARDEIRQRLLDNPSLMGQTVSMTLLASSSVDMFFKGKIRRDVPQNERKLSDKQIAWIDHLDAEGRISRGINWQFLSSGDSREPELAGIWGAVVGSFYTLLVCFLVAFPVGVASAIYLEEFAPKNRWTDLIEVNINNLAAVPSIVFGLLGLAIFLNVFNLPRSAPVVGGLTLALMTLPTIIIAARAAIRAVPPSIRDAAIGLGASPVQASFHHVLPLSMPGILTGTIIGMAQALGETAPLLMIGMVAFIVDIPQGITEAATALPVQIFLWADSPERGFLEKTAAAIIILLGFLIIMNGLAIWLRQKFEKRW is encoded by the coding sequence ATGACTGATCTTCCTAAACCCAATTCTCCCGATATTTTCAACGAGCCCACGGCCTGGAAGACGGAGGCCATGAAACAACGCGTGGCCCGGCGTTATCGCAAGGAAAAGATCTTCAAGGCGCTGGGCCTTGCCGGGCTGCTGTCGGCCTCACTAGCCCTGGCCGTACTGCTGGGCAGCGTGCTTTCATTAGGCTGGAGCGGTTTTATCGAAACCCGCATCAAGCTGGATATTTATATGGATCCGGCCATTATCGGCGACATTAACTCCTCTTCCGGCGCCGAACAGGTTCAGATGATCCAGCGAGCCGATTATGCGGCGCTGCTGCGTGAAAGCCTACGCCAGAAATTCCCCGACGTTAAACAGCGCGGCGATGTATTTGCCCTGATACGGCTGGTCAGCACCGGTGCCCGGGACGAAATCCGCCAAAGACTGCTGGATAACCCCTCTCTTATGGGACAAACCGTGTCTATGACCCTGCTGGCATCCAGCAGCGTCGACATGTTCTTCAAAGGCAAGATCCGCCGGGATGTACCACAAAATGAACGCAAGCTGTCGGATAAGCAAATCGCCTGGATCGACCATCTCGACGCCGAAGGCCGCATCAGCCGGGGAATCAACTGGCAATTCCTCAGCAGCGGCGATTCCCGCGAACCAGAACTTGCCGGGATCTGGGGGGCTGTGGTGGGGTCATTTTACACACTTCTGGTCTGTTTCCTGGTGGCTTTTCCTGTGGGTGTGGCCTCCGCCATCTACCTGGAAGAGTTTGCGCCGAAAAACCGCTGGACTGACCTGATCGAAGTCAACATCAATAACCTGGCAGCCGTCCCATCCATCGTATTTGGCCTTTTGGGGCTCGCCATTTTCCTGAATGTGTTCAATCTGCCACGCTCTGCCCCCGTGGTCGGCGGGCTGACATTGGCGCTGATGACCCTCCCAACCATTATCATTGCCGCCCGTGCGGCCATCCGGGCCGTACCGCCCTCGATCCGGGATGCGGCCATAGGTCTTGGCGCCTCACCGGTACAGGCTTCTTTCCATCACGTTTTGCCACTCAGCATGCCTGGTATTCTGACAGGCACCATCATCGGCATGGCCCAGGCCCTTGGAGAAACGGCCCCCCTGCTGATGATCGGCATGGTGGCGTTTATCGTCGATATTCCTCAGGGTATCACTGAGGCGGCAACGGCCCTTCCCGTCCAAATTTTTCTATGGGCGGACAGTCCGGAGCGAGGCTTCTTGGAAAAAACTGCCGCGGCAATTATCATATTGCTGGGTTTCCTGATTATCATGAACGGTCTCGCCATCTGGCTCAGACAAAAATTTGAAAAACGCTGGTAA
- a CDS encoding S1 family peptidase, with translation MRQLVVGFVFLTGMILVWAGRADVALAHDVDQNFPGLVKRIEKSIVGIAIYHPLNSPRIQLRGTGFAVSEGRHIVTNAHVLPEKSRLKPGEKIVVLVGEGQNPDVRDVEIIDRDDKHDVALLKIAGGALPKLALGTGALQPAGTAVAFTGYPIGAVLGLYPVTHQGIISSVTPIVIPQPSARYLDVQIITQPRFDVYQLDATAYPGNSGSPVYNIYSGRVEGIINSVKVKGTKENALSQPSGISYAIPVVYIHNMLAKAGLSD, from the coding sequence ATGCGTCAATTAGTTGTTGGGTTTGTTTTTCTGACGGGAATGATCCTGGTTTGGGCGGGTAGGGCGGATGTGGCTTTGGCGCATGACGTCGACCAGAATTTTCCCGGATTGGTCAAACGGATTGAAAAATCCATTGTCGGCATTGCAATCTACCACCCGCTTAATTCCCCCCGGATACAGCTTCGTGGCACCGGATTTGCGGTTTCCGAAGGTCGTCATATTGTAACCAATGCTCATGTTCTGCCTGAAAAGTCCCGTTTGAAACCTGGTGAAAAAATTGTGGTTCTGGTGGGGGAAGGACAAAATCCGGATGTGCGCGATGTGGAGATTATCGACCGGGATGACAAGCATGATGTGGCCTTGCTGAAGATTGCGGGCGGGGCATTACCCAAGCTTGCCTTGGGCACAGGCGCCCTGCAACCAGCGGGAACGGCGGTCGCCTTTACCGGCTATCCGATCGGCGCGGTGTTGGGGTTGTATCCGGTCACGCATCAGGGAATTATTTCCTCGGTGACACCAATTGTAATCCCTCAACCCTCCGCCCGGTATCTTGACGTTCAGATTATCACCCAGCCCCGTTTTGATGTCTATCAGCTGGATGCGACAGCGTATCCGGGAAACAGCGGCAGCCCCGTCTATAACATTTATAGCGGCCGGGTCGAAGGCATCATCAACAGTGTGAAGGTAAAAGGAACTAAGGAAAATGCCCTGAGCCAGCCCAGCGGCATTTCCTATGCCATTCCGGTGGTTTACATCCATAATATGTTGGCAAAGGCCGGTCTTTCGGACTGA
- the pstB gene encoding phosphate ABC transporter ATP-binding protein PstB has translation MTIMNVPTEEKTPLIDTHPCKIRARNVNVYYGENQAIKDVSIDINAGEVTALIGPSGCGKSTFLRCLNRMNDTIPICRVTGQIELEGEDIYSKSVDVVQLRARVGMVFQKPNPFPKSIYDNVAYGPRIHGLAKHNTELDEIVFTSLQKAGLWDEVKDRLDTPGTALSGGQQQRLCIARTIAVNPEVILMDEPCSALDPIATAIIEELIDELKGRYAIAIVTHSMQQAARVSQKTAFFHLGSLVEYGDTVNIFTNPEKEKTKDYITGRYG, from the coding sequence ATGACGATCATGAATGTACCGACCGAAGAGAAAACCCCCCTGATCGACACGCACCCCTGCAAGATACGGGCGCGCAACGTCAACGTCTATTATGGGGAAAACCAGGCCATCAAGGATGTCAGCATTGACATCAATGCCGGTGAGGTTACGGCTCTGATCGGTCCTTCCGGCTGCGGCAAGTCAACCTTTCTGCGCTGTCTCAACCGGATGAATGACACCATTCCCATTTGCCGGGTCACCGGCCAGATCGAACTGGAGGGTGAGGATATTTACAGCAAGTCTGTCGATGTGGTGCAACTGCGCGCCCGGGTCGGCATGGTGTTTCAGAAACCCAACCCTTTCCCCAAATCCATTTATGACAATGTGGCCTATGGCCCGCGAATTCACGGCCTTGCCAAACACAATACGGAACTGGATGAAATTGTTTTTACCAGCCTGCAAAAAGCCGGCCTTTGGGATGAAGTCAAGGACCGCCTTGACACCCCCGGAACGGCCTTGTCCGGCGGGCAGCAGCAACGTTTGTGCATTGCCCGCACCATCGCCGTCAACCCGGAAGTGATCCTGATGGATGAACCCTGTTCCGCCCTTGATCCCATCGCCACTGCCATTATTGAAGAACTCATCGACGAGCTTAAAGGGCGCTACGCCATTGCCATTGTTACCCACTCCATGCAACAAGCGGCCCGTGTCTCCCAAAAAACGGCCTTTTTCCATCTGGGCAGTCTGGTCGAATATGGGGATACGGTCAACATCTTTACCAATCCTGAAAAAGAGAAAACCAAGGATTATATCACAGGGCGCTACGGATAG
- the phoB gene encoding phosphate regulon transcriptional regulator PhoB: protein MSAHILLIEDDLNLLELAKYNLEQERFRVTCETDGEEGLISAKENPPDLILLDWMLPNLSGIEICRRLRRENATKNIPIIMLTARTEETDRIRGLETGADDYITKPFSPRELIARINAILRRIRPALTGATLEYAGIVMDTASHKVTRNGTMLHLGPTEYRMLKHFMENPGRVFSREQLLDSVWGNDIYVESRTVDVHIRRLRKALNINDMPNIIRTVRSAGYALDKDS, encoded by the coding sequence ATGAGCGCACATATTTTATTAATTGAAGATGACCTGAATCTTCTGGAACTGGCCAAATACAATCTGGAGCAGGAAAGATTCCGGGTTACCTGTGAAACCGACGGCGAAGAGGGCCTGATCAGTGCCAAGGAAAATCCACCTGATCTTATCCTTCTGGACTGGATGTTGCCCAATCTGTCAGGTATCGAAATCTGCCGCAGACTGCGCCGGGAAAACGCCACCAAAAACATCCCGATCATCATGCTGACGGCCCGAACCGAAGAAACCGATCGCATTCGCGGCCTGGAAACCGGGGCAGATGATTACATCACCAAACCCTTTTCCCCCCGCGAACTGATTGCCCGGATCAACGCCATCCTGCGTCGTATTCGCCCGGCCCTGACCGGCGCAACCCTGGAATATGCCGGCATTGTCATGGATACGGCTTCACACAAAGTGACCCGCAATGGCACTATGCTGCATCTGGGCCCGACTGAATATCGCATGCTAAAACATTTTATGGAAAATCCTGGCCGGGTTTTCTCCCGCGAACAGCTTCTGGATTCAGTCTGGGGCAATGATATTTATGTGGAGTCCAGAACAGTGGACGTTCATATCAGACGCCTGCGCAAAGCCCTGAACATAAATGACATGCCCAATATCATTCGCACGGTCCGTTCTGCCGGTTATGCTCTGGATAAAGACAGTTAG
- the phoU gene encoding phosphate signaling complex protein PhoU: MSEKHIVSSFDEDLNQLRRKVVEMGNLVEEQFVRAGEALSQRDQELAAEILKTDSLIDQLELDIEKSAVEVIALRAPVADDLREVISTIRISSALERMGDYIKNLAKRLSVLSKIDHLPGSAAIINQMISIIKTMVTDILDAYVNRDIQKAIDVWNRDQEVDSLYDSLFRELLTYMMENPRYITAATHLLFIAKNIERAGDHCTNIAEIIYYIAEGELLELKRPKKDASSFVNIEFHEPEN; this comes from the coding sequence ATGAGCGAAAAACATATCGTATCGTCATTTGACGAGGACCTGAACCAGCTTCGCCGCAAAGTCGTCGAAATGGGCAATCTGGTGGAAGAACAGTTCGTCCGGGCGGGAGAAGCCCTGTCCCAGCGTGACCAGGAACTCGCGGCAGAAATTCTTAAAACGGATAGTCTGATCGACCAGCTTGAGCTGGACATTGAAAAGTCTGCTGTGGAAGTTATTGCCCTGCGGGCTCCAGTCGCGGATGACCTGCGGGAAGTCATTTCCACCATCAGAATCAGTTCCGCCCTTGAACGAATGGGGGATTATATCAAGAATCTTGCCAAACGGCTGTCCGTGCTCAGCAAGATCGACCATCTTCCCGGCAGCGCCGCGATCATCAACCAGATGATCAGCATCATCAAAACCATGGTTACTGATATTCTTGACGCCTATGTCAATCGGGACATTCAGAAAGCCATTGATGTCTGGAACCGGGACCAGGAAGTCGATAGCCTGTATGACAGCCTGTTCCGGGAACTTCTGACCTACATGATGGAAAATCCGCGCTATATCACAGCGGCTACACACCTATTGTTTATTGCCAAAAATATCGAGCGGGCCGGGGATCATTGCACCAATATCGCCGAGATTATTTATTACATTGCCGAAGGTGAGCTTCTCGAACTCAAGCGCCCGAAAAAGGACGCCAGCAGCTTCGTCAATATTGAGTTTCATGAACCCGAAAACTGA